The nucleotide window GAGTCCGCTGAACTGCGCGAGGCCCGTAAGCGGATCCGCCTGCTTGAGCAGGAGAACGAGGTGCTGCGTCGAGCGGCGGCGTATCTATCGCAGGCGAACCTGCCGGGAAAAGGCTGTACCCGCTCGTGAAAGAGCTCGCCGCCGACGGGATTGCCGTCGCGTGTCGTGTCGGGTACTTCAGCTCTCGCGCCAGCCCTACTACCGGTGGCTGGCCAGCCCGGTCACCAATGCCAAGCTGGCCGCGGCGTATCGGGCGAATGCCCTGTTCGATGCCCACCGCGAGGACCCGGAATTCGGCTACCGATTCCTCGCCGGGGAAGCCGCCACCGTGGGTGAGTCGATGGCCGAGCGGACCGCGTGGCGGATCTGCCGCGACAACGCCTGGTGGTCGGTGTTCGGCAAGAAGCGAGGTCGTAACGGCCGACGACCGGGACCACCAGTCCACGATGATCTGGTCCAGCGCGACTTCACCGCCGAGGAGCCACATCGGTTGTGGCTCACTGGTATCACCGAACACCACACCCGTGAGGGCAAGCTCTATCTGTGTGCAATCAAGGACGTGCACTCCGGGCGGATCGTCGGCTACAGCATCGATTCCCGGATGAAAGTCCCGACTGGCCGTGGCAGCGTTGCACAGCGCGCTGGCCCGTCGTGGTGAGGTGGCCGGCTGCATCGTTCACTCGGATCGAGGGTCACAGCTCCGGTCGCGGAAATTCCTACACGCCTTGAATACTCACGGTCCAACGGGGTCGATGGGCAAGGTCGGGGCGTGAGGGGACAACGCAGCTATGGAGATCTTCTTCGCGCTCCTGCAACGCAACGTGCTCGACCGTCAACGCTGGGACACCCGTGAACAGCTACGGATCGCAATCGTCACCTGGATCGAACGGACCTACCACCGCCGGCGCCGGCCACCACATCGGCCGAGAATCAGACCCGGCGGCTGATGCGACTGGCCGGGGTCCGCGGAGTGCAGCGGGCAGCGAAGGCTTTCACCACCCGTCCCGACCCGACCACGGCCAGACCTACCGACCGAGTTCAGCGACAGTTTCGTGCCGATCGACCCAACCAGCTACGGGTCGTCCCAGCTATGGGTCGTCGACATCACCTGCGTGCGAACCTGGCAGGGCTTCGCCTACACCGAATTTGTCACCGATGCCTGCACCCGCGTGATCGTCGGTTGGCATGTTGCGGCTACCATACGGACCGAGCTGATCAGGCAGCGTCGGCCTTGGCGCACCGTCGAGCAGGTGGGGCTTGCCACCTGCGAATGGGTCTGGTGGTACAACCAACAGCGTCTACACGAAGCGCTCGACTATCAACCACCCACAGAGTTCGAGGCCGCCCTCAACGGCGCCTCAGCTATCTGAATCACCCCAGGTTTGATACCGCTTCCTTCTGAGTCAGGAAGGATGAGCACATGCCTAAGAAAATCGACCCGGAGGTCCGTTCGAGGGCCTTGCGGTTGCTGGAGACCCACGGCGGCGAGTACACGTCGTTGACTGCCGCGGCCGAAGCGATCGCCAAGCAGGTCGGTGTCGGCGGGGAGACGGTACGTCGATGGGCCGTACAAGCCCAGATCGATGCCGGCGCCCGCTCCGGGACCACTACGAAGGAGTCCGCCGAGATCAAGCGCCTCAAGGCCGAGAACAAGCAGTTACGAGAAGACGTTGCCATTCTGAAAGCAGCGACAACTTTCTTCGCGGGGGAACTCGACCCCCGCAACCGATGATCGTGGCGTTCATAGATCAAATGCGCGCCAACGGGTTTGCGGTCGAGTCGATCTGCCGGGTCCTGCGTGGGCAGGGCTGCCAGATTGCCGCACGAACCTACCGGGCATGGCGATCACGCACGCCTGCCGCACGGACGGTCTCTGATGCCCACGTCGTCGATGCGGTGCGCACTGTCGTCTGGCGCACCGGTGACGACGGCCGGCGGAAGATGACTCCCGAGGGCCTCTACGGGCGGGTGAAGATGCGCGCCCATCTGCATCGCACAACTCTGCCTGGGGTGTCCTATGGCGCCGTTGATCGAGCGATGAAAGTGTTAGGCCACCAAGGAATTCGACGGTCGAAGGGAGTCCGAACGACCGTCAGATCCGCTGATGGTGTCCGCGCGGAGGATCTGTTGAACCGACAGTTCAGTGCTGCCGAACCGAACCGGGTTTGGGTGACCGATTTCACCTACTGCCGGACCTGGGCTGGGTGGGTGTATGTGGTGTTCATCATCGACGTGTTCTCCCGTCGAATCGTGGCATGGCATGCCTCGACATCGAAGTCGGTGGAGTTGGTGACAGTCCCGCTTCGGATGGCACTGTGGCAGCGCAATCGGGAAGGGCATCCGGTGAAAGCTGCTGAGCTTATTCATCATTCGGATGCCGGAAGTCAGTACACATCGGTTACACTGACTGAGCGTCTGCGACTCGAAGACATCGCAGCGTCGATCGGATCGGTCGGGGACGCCTACGACAACGCGCTGGCCGAGTCGGTGAACGGCTTGTACAAGACCGAGTGCATCCGGACCACGATCTTCCACTCCGGCCCGTACCGGACGATCTCCGACGTCGAGTTCGCGACCGCTGGTTGGGTCGACTGGTACAACAACAGCAGGTTGCACTCGAGTATTGGCCAGATTCCCCCGACCGAGTTCGAAACGCTCCACTACGCTGGCCTCGGCCCCGAGGACCAGCCCACATTGGAGGCGGCACAAAACCTAGGGTGATTCAATCTGCGAGTCGGCCGCCCCGGCCCTCGCAACCACATAGGAACTAAACCTGGGGTACTTCATGGTCTTGCGTCGACCAAATGAACCCCCAATACATATCGCTGGCCTATGCCGACCGGCTGATCGAGTTTAAAGTCGACCCCTCGGTCAGCACTGTGCGCGACTCCTCCGACAACACTCTCGCCGAAGCGTCAGGTACCGCGAGTGTCATTTGCCACGGTGAAGGGACCGCTGTGAGCTGATTTTTGCCATCGGGATGGGACCACCTGGATTGCCAGTTATGGGACCACCGGCGCGTTGCGCTGGTGGTCTCTTGTTTTGTCCGTTGGGCCTTGACCCCGGACCTTGGACACAGGGTGGGATTTATGCTGCGTGTAGAAGTGTAGCAGCGTAACGGTTTTCGTAGGTGAGTGGTGATTGGTGCCCGCACCACGAGTGTCTTCGGCGGTTGTTGTAACGCACGAGCCACCCAAAGACTTCACGCCGGCAGGTGAACTCATCGGGCCAGGACTGCTCATCTTGAAGGACCTCGCGTTTGAGCGTGGCGTTGAACGACTCGGCCATCGCATTGTCGGCGCTGGTGCCCACCGCTCCCATGGACTGGGTCACGCCGAGTTCAGCGCACAGGTTGGCGTAGGCCTTGCTGGTGTAGACCGAGCCGTGATCGGAGTGAAAGACCGCTCCCGACAACGACCCTCGCGTCTGTTGTGCCGCTTGCAAGGCATCGGCAACGAGATCGGTGCGCATATGATCGGCCACCGCCCACCCCGTCAACCGTCGGGAGTAGCAGTCGATCACCGTAGCCAGGTACAGGTTGGAGCCATCGGCGATCGGCAGATACGTGATATCGCCGACATACACCCGGTTCGTGGCGGGCGCGGTGAGATCGCGTTCCACCAGGTCAGGGACTATGCGATCGGCAGGTTCAGGGATCGTGGTGACCACACGACGGCGCCGCCGATAACCGACAATGCCGTGGGCGCGCATCACCCGCGCCACCCGTTTGTGATTGACCCGGTTCTCCAGCGCCACCCCATCGTTGAGTTCCGCGGTAATCCGCGGTGCACCACAGGTGCTGTCACCATCGTGAACCTCACGAATACGTTGCGCCAAAACATGATCAGCTTCCGCACGAGCCGCCCGGCGCGGGGCCGCCTTGCGCCAGGCGTAAAACGACGAACACGCGATCTCGAGGAGATCGCATAGCCACTTGACCGGGTAGGTGTCGAGGTGGTCGGCGACGAACTGGAAGCGGCTCACCAGTTCGTCTCCCCGGCGAAATACTTGGCCGCCTGACGCAAAATCTCCCGTTCGGTGCTCAGCTTGAGCTTCTCGCTACGCAGTGCCGCGTTCTCCCTCTCCAACCGTGCGATCTTGGCCTCAGCGCTTTCTGGCCCCACCACAGTGGGCCCATCGCCGTTGCGGGCCTTGAGCGGGCTGACCGCCCCGCTGCCATCGGCAGCGGTCTTGCGGCCGGTGCCGTAGCGCTCAAGCCAGTGACGCAACGTGCCGCGCTCGACCCCAAGATCGGCGGCGATACCGCGCACCGTGGCCCCGGGGGTCGACTCGTACAAGTCCACCGCGTCCTGACGAAACTGCTCTGAATAGTGTCTCCGAGCCATACCTTGATCATCTCGCTTCTCCCCGCGAACTGCGGGATTCAACGTGTCCAAGGTCCGGGGTCAGGTCCCGTTGACTCGGCCGTGACGAGCAGTCATGGAAGGGGCGGCGGCATGGGCTATCGGGAGGTTGCTGTGGAAGAGATCAGAGAAGTCCTGCGGTTGTGGCTGGGTCTGGCGGTGGGGTTACCGTCGCCGGGGCTGCGCACGATCGCCGCGCATGCGGGGGTGTCCGTGGCCATGAGAAAGTCCCCACTGGTGGGGGGTTGAGGTTCCCCCGAACCGTAGAGGCATCGATAATGAGGAGCACGATGCCAGAGAAGCGGAAGAAGTACGACCGGGAGTTTCGTGATGGGGCGGTCCGGATCGTCGAGGAGACAGGTAAGCCGATCGCCCAGGTCGCTCGAGACCTGGGGGTCAACGAGGGCACCTTGGGTAACTGGGTCAACCGGGCGCGCGCCGAGCGGGAGGGCCGCGGCGAGCTGACCGTTGATGACGCTGCTGAGCTCAAACGGTTGCGTGACGAGGTCGCCGAGCTGCGCATGGAGCGTGATGTCCTCAAGCGATCAGTGGTCCTGTGGGTGAAGGAGGCGACGAAGTGAGCGTGGCACGCTTTATCGCCGACCAGAGGACCAACTATCGGGTGCCACACGCGGTGTCCTGCCGGCTGCTCGGGGTCAGCGAGGCGTGGTTCTACAAATGGCATAAGCGGACCCAATCGCCGGGTGCGGCAACGGGTTTGCACACCACCCGCGACTATCGCCGGGACACCATCGACCGGGCCGTGGCGGTGGCGTTCGACAAGGCCCGCGGCCTGCACGGGTCACCGCGCCTGCATGCGGATCTGCGTGCTGACGGGTGGACGGTGACCGAGAAGACTGTCGCTGATTCGATGTGTCGTCAGGGCCTGGTCGCGCGGCGGATCCGCCGGCGCAACGGGCTGACCCGTCAGGACAAGACCGCCCCGAAGTTCCCCGATTTGTTGGGTCGCGATTTCACCGCACAGTGCCCCGATCAGCGGTGGGTCGGCGACATCACCGAGATCCCGACCGCGGCGGGCAAGCTGTATCTGGCCACGGTCATCGACCTCTACAGTCGCCGCCTGCTGGGGGCGGCCACCAGTCGTCACCCGGATGCAGCGTTGGCGTGTGCGGCGATCGAGATGGCGGTCGCCACGCGGGGCGGTATGCAGGCGATATGGCGTGATGACGATGCGCAGAAGCTGATTTTCCACACCGATCGTGGGTCGACGTACACCGCGAAACGGTTCACCAGGCTGTGCCAGAAGATGGGTATCCGGCAGTCGATGGGCCGGGTCGGATCGTGTTTCGACAACGCCGCAGCGGAGGCATTCTTCTCTTCTTTGGAGTGGGAAGTGTTGTCACGCAACGAGTTCCATACTATCATGGAGGCGCAGGCGGTCGTGTTGGAGTGGTGCTACGGCTTCTACAATCACCAGCGTCGCCACAGCGCGATCGGGATGATGAGTCCGGTCGACTACGAGAACACCGCAGTCACCGAGCCCGAAGCCGCATAGAGGAGTCCTCCACGATTCCGGGGGAACCACAGGTGTCAGATGGTCTGTGTAAGTCCAGTGCTCATCAGTGAGAGGAAGATCTATGAGCATGGCGTTAGACGACAAGCAGCAGGGCCACGACGACGAGCAGTTGCCTGAACTGGCCGAGCCGCGCTCGACCGCGGAAGTCGCCGAGGCATTACAGGCCTCGGGCATGGTCGATGAGCTGCTCGCCCAGATCGATACCGGCCAGGTCCAGATCACCGGCGAAGGCGGGTTGATCCCAGGTCTGATCAAACTGGCCCTCGAACGCGGTCTGAAGGCCGAGCTGACCGATCACCTCGGCTATGCCAAGGGCGATCCGGCCGGGCGGGAGTTGCCCAACGCCCGTAACGGGTCGAGCCCGAAAACGGTGGCCTCGCAGGCCGGGCCGGTCGAGCCGAACATTCCTCGTGACCGTGACGGCACGTTCACCCCGCGGCTGGTCCCGAAGGGCTCGCGCCGCCTCGGCGGCCTCGACGACATCATCATCTCGCTCTACGCCGGCGGCATGACGTTGCGCGACATCCAACACCATTTGGCCTCCACGATCGGCACCGATCTCTCGCACGAGACGATCTCGAAGATCTGCGACGAGGTCCTCGACGCGGTCGATGAATGGCAGAACCGGCCGCTGGAGCCGTTGTATCCCGTCATCTACCTTGACGCCCTGGTGGTGAAGGTCAAAGACGGCGCCCATGTCCGAAACAAGCACGCCCACATTGCTATTGGCGTCGATATGGCCGGCGTCAAGCATGTGCTGGGAATCTGGATACAGGCCGAAGAAGGCGCCAAGTTCTGGGCCGGGGTGTGTGCGAATCTGGCCAACCGCGGCGTCAAGGACGTGCTGATCGTGTGCTGTGACGGGCTCACCGGATTCCCCGAAGCGATCGAGGCGACCTGGCCGCTGGCCACCGTGCAAACCTGTGTGGTGCATCTGATCCGCAACTCGATGCGGTTCGTGAACTACAAAGACCGCAAAGACGTCGCTCGGGCGATTAAACCGATCTACACCGCCCCCGACGCCGAGACTGTGGTTCCCCCGGAATCGTGGAGGACTCCTCTATGCGGCTTCGGGCTCGGTGACTGCGGTGTTCTCGTAGTCGACCGGACTCATCATCCCGATCGCGCTGTGGCGACGCTGGTGATTGTAGAAGCCGTAGCACCACTCCAACACGACCGCCTGCGCCTCCATGATAGTATGGAACTCGTTGCGTGACAACACTTCCCACTCCAAAGAAGAGAAGAATGCCTCCGCTGCGGCGTTGTCGAAACACGATCCGACCCGGCCCATCGACTGCCGGATACCCATCTTCTGGCACAGCCTGGTGAACCGTTTCGCGGTGTACGTCGACCCACGATCGGTGTGGAAAATCAGCTTCTGCGCATCGTCATCACGCCATATCGCCTGCATACCGCCCCGCGTGGCGACCGCCATCTCGATCGCCGCACACGCCAACGCTGCATCCGGGTGACGACTGGTGGCCGCCCCCAGCAGGCGGCGACTGTAGAGGTCGATGACCGTGGCCAGATACAGCTTGCCCGCCGCGGTCGGGATCTCGGTGATGTCGCCGACCCACCGCTGATCGGGGCACTGTGCGGTGAAATCGCGACCCAACAAATCGGGGAACTTCGGGGCGGTCTTGTCCTGACGGGTCAGCCCGTTGCGCCGGCGGATCCGCCGCGCGACCAGGCCCTGACGACACATCGAATCAGCGACAGTCTTCTCGGTCACCGTCCACCCGTCAGCACGCAGATCCGCATGCAGGCGCGGTGACCCGTGCAGGCCGCGGGCCTTGTCGAACGCCACCGCCACGGCCCGGTCGATGGTGTCCCGGCGATAGTCGCGGGTGGTGTGCAAACCCGTTGCCGCACCCGGCGATTGGGTCCGCTTATGCCATTTGTAGAACCACGCCTCGCTGACCCCGAGCAGCCGGCAGGACACCGCGTGTGGCACCCGATAGTTGGTCCTCTGGTCGGCGATAAAGCGTGCCACGCTCACTTCGTCGCCTCCTTCACCCACAGGACCACTGATCGCTTGAGGACATCACGCTCCATGCGCAGCTCGGCGACCTCGTCACGCAACCGTTTGAGCTCAGCAGCGTCATCAACGGTCAGCTCGCCGCGGCCCTCCCGCTCGGCGCGCGCCCGGTTGACCCAGTTACCCAAGGTGCCCTCGTTGACCCCCAGGTCTCGAGCGACCTGGGCGATCGGCTTACCTGTCTCCTCGACGATCCGGACCGCCCCATCACGAAACTCCCGGTCGTACTTCTTCCGCTTCTCTGGCATCGTGCTCCTCATTATCGATGCCTCTACGGTTCGGGGGAACCTCAAGGCGGGTGACCCATCCGGTGGTGGTGTCGAAGAGCACAGGGTAGGCGTTGTGCGCGGCTTTGATCCCGAGCGCGATCGCGAGGTGGGTCTTACCCACTCCAGGTGGTCCGAGAAGGATCACGTTGTCGCTCTTAGCGATCCGGGTGCTGGTGGCCAGATGGGCGATAACATCGCGACGCAATCCTGGAAGGCGGTCGAAGTTGAAGTCCTCGAGTGTCTTGACCGCGGGGAAGCGAGCGCCACTGATCCGCAGCACGGTGCCGTTGGCTTCGCGTTCACTGACCTGGCGGTCAAGGATCGCTGCGAGGTACTCCTCGTGGGTCCAGTTGTCGGTGCGGGCCCGCTCGGCCAACTCGGCCCAGCAGCGGCGGATCGCTGGCATCTTCAACGCCCGCGCCGCGAACTCGATCTGCTTACCTGTGTGATTGTCGGACATGGTATTTCACCTTTCAGTGATAGTGGACGGGGTGGGTGGTTGAGCACCTGACGGGGTAGCAAAGTGCACCCCGAACAGGTCGTCGTAGTCTGGTAGCGCCCGGATCGGTACCTCGTGGCCGTCGGGGTGGGCGCGGATGCGGGCGGCGTTTCGGGCCCGGTTGGCGAGGTCTTGGCGGCGGTAGTCGCGGCGCAGTTCTTTGGCTGCCCGCACGTGCTGAGGGTCGGCGATGGTGACGTGGTTGGCCCAGCTGCGAGCGTGGTCGGCGACGGTGACCTCGCCGCACTGGATGCGCACCTGCTGCAGGTCGGCGGTGATGTCGACGAAGCGACCGATCACCGACGGGTGCACCGAATAGTCATTGCCGGCCACACGTACGTAGTAGTCGCGACCGAGTCGCACCCGGCTACTCAACCCGATATGAGGTGCGGTCGGGGGAAGCCCGGCCATCTGCTCGAGGTCCTCGGCGAGCGCATCACACGGGCGTCGATCACCGATCGCGCGCACCACTCGGGTGTTGGCATGATCGGCCAGCCACCGATCGAACTGGGCGGTGAAATCGTCCGGTGAGGCGAACTGGCGGCCCGGCAGGAACGAGGTCTCGAAGAATCGGTTGTTGCGTTCGACCATGCCCTTGTACTCGGGGTCTCGCGGTGGCGCCAGCTCCAGCCGAGTGCCCAAGGTGCCCACGAATCCTGCGGCCAGCGCGGTGGGTGTGCCCTTGGGGCCGATCGCGGCTTCGCGGTCCCACACCAGCTTGCGGGTCACCGCGCCCAGTTGCGACAGCAGCAGCCACATCCCCGTCAGGATGTCTCCGCCCTGGCGCGACGGGATCATCACCGCCGACCGGTATCGGGAGAACGCCAATGTCATCACCAATACCGGTAACATGGCGAATTGATTGTGGCCCACTGGGATTCGGTAGTCCGGGAACCACAGATCCCACTGCGAACAGCCGCCGGGCTCATAGATCACCCGATCGGCCGGATCTACCCCACGAAACTCCGGGCGAATCACCCGGACCCGGTCTTTGAGGACAGTCAACGATCTCGTCCACCCGATCCGCTCCGCGATCACCGTCGCCGGCATCGTCGGATACTCCCGCAACAACGCCCGGATCTGCGGTTCGAACGCATCGACCACCGAGCCCTTCGCCGGTCGCGAGTACTTCGGCGCGGTGTCTGAGGCCAACGCCGCCCGCACCGTGTTACGGGCCACCCCCAACCGGCGCGATCTCCTTGATCGGCACACCCTCACTGCGATGCAAACGGCGGATCTCCGCCCACTGCTCCACTGAAATCACCCTCCTAACAAGACGGGGGTCAAAATTCACCCGTCGTCAGGGGGTCAGTTTTCAGGCGCCGTCAACATACCCTTCGGGATCGATCCAACGACCGCGTCACCAGGTAGAGCGTTTTGAGTGCGGACTGCTCGTTCGGGAAGTGCCCTCGAGCGCGCACCGCACGCCGCTAGCGGGGCGTTGAGACTTTCGATAGCGTTGGTGGAGCACAACACTCGTCGAATTTCGACGTCGTTGTCAAGGAACGGGATGAACTCCTCCCACGCACTCTCCCACAGGGTCACGATCGCCGGGTACGGCGTGCCCCACTTCTCAGCGAATTCCTCCCATCGCAGCCGGGCCTCAGCGGCGGTCAGCGCGGTGTAGATCGGTCTGAGATCGGCGCTGATCTTGTCCCTATACTTGCGGGAGGCGTACTTGAAGGTGTTCCGGATCAAATGGATGATGCACGTCTGTACCGTGGCCAACGGAAACGCGGCGGACACACTGTCGGGCGACCCTTTCAAGCCGTCACAGACAAGGGAGAAGATGCCCCTGGCACCCCGGTTCTTGAGGTCGGTGAGCACCGCCCGCCGGAACGTGGCCGACTCGCTGCCGCCGTCGCCAGCCCACATGCCGAGGATGTCTTTGTGCCCATCGAGATCAACCCCGATCGCGGCGTAGATCGGCCGGCTACTCACTCACGCACCTCATCCGCGGTGGTGACATCGTGTTCTTGACCAGTCTCAACTGGCCCTGCCACCAGGGCATCCACGCCCTCGACTGTGTCGGTCATCGTCGTGATTCCTCCTGCCCCACGCCGGGGGCGATCAAACCACTTACACCGAATCAGCGACAGTCCCCCCTGCGGCGTCAGTCTGTACGCGTGAAGTTGGCGAAGAAGTCATCGATTGTTGATAGGTCGGCATACCGTCGAAAATGAGCGACGTCGACCTTGACGAAGACACCGCTAGAGGTGAAATACGTTCGATCATCGAACGATCCAACGGCCGCGATGTGCAGTAGGCGATCCGACTCGTGGTCAATCCAAGCAGAGAGGCGAATGGGAGTGTGCAGAGGGACCGGCTGACGGTATTCGACGGTCAGGGTGCGGGTCACCGCGGGGGTCCGCGCGATCCACAGGGTGAAACCCATGATGTCGTCGCAAGCGGCCGAGATCGCTCCGCCGTGCGCCAACCCGGGCGCGCCAAGGTGCCTCTCGTCGAAGGTGTGATCGGCGTACACCCGCTCGCCACTCCGGTAGACCTCAAGTTGAAGTCCGTGGGGGTTTTCGCTTCCGCAGCCCATGCACTGGGACGAGTGCGCCGGCAGTCTTGCTTCTGAGGTCATCTTCTGATCGTTGTCCTTACTAAGCCGCCACCTACTCAAACAGGGTGCGGGGGTCGATGAGGTGTGGGAGCAGGTCCCGACACGGTCTTTCTGTAAACACTATAGGTAATACTGCCAGTACCTGGTACCGTCCATAACGCGCACCAGCATTAAGCGGCGCATACCCCGTGTACGAGGGAAGGAGAGGTCCATCACCACTCGGACCGGCGCCAACCGTTTCCTGGACGGCGCCGCCACTTTCGGTAGCACCCTCGGCTTGGCTGGCCAGGCCCTGCGGTGGGTAGCGGTAGACATTGCTACGGGACGGTTTCCGTTTCGCGAAGCCGTATCGCAGACTTGGTTCGTTATTGTCGTGACGACTCTGCCCGCGATTCTGGTAGCTGTGCCATTCGGTGTCATCGTGTCGGTACAAGTGGGAAGCCTCACTCAGCAAGTTGGGGCCACGTCAATTGCTGGCGCCGCTGGGGGCCTCGGGATCATTCAACAGGGAGCGCCCATCGTTACCGCCCTTCTACTCGGGGCGCGGCCGGATCAGCGATTGCCTCTGATTTGGGCGCTCGAACGATTCGCGAAGAAATTGCCGCCATGGAGACACTCGGACTCAACCCCACCAGGCGCGTCGTAGCACCTCGGTTCGTATCTGTGTTGATCACTGCGCCGATGCTCTGCATGCTGATCGTCTTCACCGGGCTGCTGGCGGGCTACGCCATCAGCGTCGATGTCCAAGGCATCACACCCGGCAGCTATGTTGCATCGTTCGCGTCGTTCGCATCGGTAACCGACATCGTTGTCGCTCTATGCAAATCGCTTGTGTTCGGACTTGTCGTGGTGACGATTGCTTGTCACCGCGGGCTGTCGACGAAGGGCGGCCCTAAAGGCGTCGCAACCTCGGTCAATGCCACCGTAGTGCTGGGTGTCGTCGCGTGCTTCGTGATCAATGTCTTTATCACGCAACTAACAACCATGTTCGTCCCCCAAACCATTGGATGAGAAACGCCTCGTGACCACCGTTCCCTCCCGGAGGTTCTCCGCCGCCACCCGGCCGGTCGGTGCCGTGATCGCGCCCGTTGCACAAGTACCTGAACGCTTGGGGCACGTCGCGACCTTTGTGATCGCCGCGGTCCTCGGCATCCGCCATGTCATCACCACATACCGGCGCCAAACCCTGCTCTACATACAAGAATTCGCCTGGGGTAGAGGTGCAGTCTTGGTCGGTGGTGGAACGGCCATCGTCCTCGCCATCCTCGGCATCGCCGTCGGCGCCTCAATCGGTATCCAGGGTTACGCCTCGCTGGACCTCGTAGGGATGGGTTCACTGACTGGATTCATCTCTTCCTACGCTAACACCCGAGAGCTTGCGCCAATGATCGCTGCGATCGGGTTCGCAGCACAAGCCGGCTGCCGGTTGACAGCTGAGATAGGCTCGATGCGCATTTCCGAGGAGATCGACGCTCTCGAGGCTATGGCGGTACGTCCCATTCCCTTCGTCGTCAGCACTCGCGTAGTGGCGTCGATCACGACCGTGATTCCTTTGTACATCATCGCGCTTATTCTCGGATTCGCGGCCGCTAAGCTCGTCGTCACACAGGTACACGGCCAATCCGGCGGCACTTATGATTTCTATTTCGACCAGTTCCTCAAACCTCAGGACCTTATCTTCTCGCTCATCAAAGTTCTTGTATTTGTCGTTTCCGTAGTGATTATCCATAGCTATCAGGGCTACTTCGCCACAGGCGGAGCTGAGGGGGTAGGCCGGGCGTCCGGCCGAGCGATCCGCACGAGCCTCATCGTCATCGTCGTGGAGGACATGATTCTGACACTTCTGATGTGGGGATTCGATTCCGGCGTACGGATTTCTGGGTAGGGGGGTTCAGTGGCTGTCTTTCATGATCCGTCCGGGCGCGAACCATCGCACGGGAACCTGGTCCTTCGGGGGGTCGCCCTCTTAATCCTCGGCGCGATAGCTGCCTACTTACTGATAAGTGACGCTAACGGTGACTTCAGCGATCACACGTCGTTGACCATCAACACCGACGCGATAGGCGACGGATTGAAGGGGGGATCGGAAGTGAAGTACCTTGGGTTCACCGTGGGCGAGGTCTCGAGCATCTCGGTTCGAGACCGTGGCGCGACGGTCAAAATC belongs to Gordonia westfalica and includes:
- a CDS encoding integrase core domain-containing protein; translated protein: MPIDPTSYGSSQLWVVDITCVRTWQGFAYTEFVTDACTRVIVGWHVAATIRTELIRQRRPWRTVEQVGLATCEWVWWYNQQRLHEALDYQPPTEFEAALNGASAI
- a CDS encoding IS3 family transposase (programmed frameshift) codes for the protein MPKKIDPEVRSRALRLLETHGGEYTSLTAAAEAIAKQVGVGGETVRRWAVQAQIDAGARSGTTTKESAEIKRLKAENKQLREDVAILKAATNFLRGGTRPPQPMIVAFIDQMRANGFAVESICRVLRGQGCQIAARTYRAWRSRTPAARTVSDAHVVDAVRTVVWRTGDDGRRKMTPEGLYGRVKMRAHLHRTTLPGVSYGAVDRAMKVLGHQGIRRSKGVRTTVRSADGVRAEDLLNRQFSAAEPNRVWVTDFTYCRTWAGWVYVVFIIDVFSRRIVAWHASTSKSVELVTVPLRMALWQRNREGHPVKAAELIHHSDAGSQYTSVTLTERLRLEDIAASIGSVGDAYDNALAESVNGLYKTECIRTTIFHSGPYRTISDVEFATAGWVDWYNNSRLHSSIGQIPPTEFETLHYAGLGPEDQPTLEAAQNLG
- a CDS encoding IS3 family transposase (programmed frameshift), giving the protein MARRHYSEQFRQDAVDLYESTPGATVRGIAADLGVERGTLRHWLERYGTGRKTAADGSGAVSPLKARNGDGPTVVGPESAEAKIARLERENAALRSEKLKLSTEREILRQAAKYFGRGDELVSRFQFVADHLDTYPVKWLCDLLEIACSSFYAWRKAAPRRAARAEADHVLAQRIREVHDGDSTCGAPRITAELNDGVALENRVNHKRVARVMRAHGIVGYRRRRRVVTTIPEPADRIVPDLVERDLTAPATNRVYVGDITYLPIADGSNLYLATVIDCYSRRLTGWAVADHMRTDLVADALQAAQQTRGSLSGAVFHSDHGSVYTSKAYANLCAELGVTQSMGAVGTSADNAMAESFNATLKREVLQDEQSWPDEFTCRREVFGWLVRYNNRRRHSWCGHQSPLTYENRYAATLLHAA
- a CDS encoding transposase, encoding MPEKRKKYDREFRDGAVRIVEETGKPIAQVARDLGVNEGTLGNWVNRARAEREGRGELTVDDAAELKRLRDEVAELRMERDVLKRSVVLWVKEATK
- a CDS encoding IS3 family transposase; this translates as MSVARFIADQRTNYRVPHAVSCRLLGVSEAWFYKWHKRTQSPGAATGLHTTRDYRRDTIDRAVAVAFDKARGLHGSPRLHADLRADGWTVTEKTVADSMCRQGLVARRIRRRNGLTRQDKTAPKFPDLLGRDFTAQCPDQRWVGDITEIPTAAGKLYLATVIDLYSRRLLGAATSRHPDAALACAAIEMAVATRGGMQAIWRDDDAQKLIFHTDRGSTYTAKRFTRLCQKMGIRQSMGRVGSCFDNAAAEAFFSSLEWEVLSRNEFHTIMEAQAVVLEWCYGFYNHQRRHSAIGMMSPVDYENTAVTEPEAA
- a CDS encoding ATP-binding protein → MSDNHTGKQIEFAARALKMPAIRRCWAELAERARTDNWTHEEYLAAILDRQVSEREANGTVLRISGARFPAVKTLEDFNFDRLPGLRRDVIAHLATSTRIAKSDNVILLGPPGVGKTHLAIALGIKAAHNAYPVLFDTTTGWVTRLEVPPNRRGIDNEEHDAREAEEVRPGVS
- a CDS encoding PaaI family thioesterase is translated as MTSEARLPAHSSQCMGCGSENPHGLQLEVYRSGERVYADHTFDERHLGAPGLAHGGAISAACDDIMGFTLWIARTPAVTRTLTVEYRQPVPLHTPIRLSAWIDHESDRLLHIAAVGSFDDRTYFTSSGVFVKVDVAHFRRYADLSTIDDFFANFTRTD
- a CDS encoding ABC transporter permease, which codes for MTTVPSRRFSAATRPVGAVIAPVAQVPERLGHVATFVIAAVLGIRHVITTYRRQTLLYIQEFAWGRGAVLVGGGTAIVLAILGIAVGASIGIQGYASLDLVGMGSLTGFISSYANTRELAPMIAAIGFAAQAGCRLTAEIGSMRISEEIDALEAMAVRPIPFVVSTRVVASITTVIPLYIIALILGFAAAKLVVTQVHGQSGGTYDFYFDQFLKPQDLIFSLIKVLVFVVSVVIIHSYQGYFATGGAEGVGRASGRAIRTSLIVIVVEDMILTLLMWGFDSGVRISG